In a single window of the Pseudopipra pipra isolate bDixPip1 chromosome 21, bDixPip1.hap1, whole genome shotgun sequence genome:
- the CHCHD2 gene encoding coiled-coil-helix-coiled-coil-helix domain-containing protein 2, protein MPRGSRSRTSRVPPPASRAPPMRAASPAPAPRAQVPAAAPPSAVAAPAPRQPGLMAQMASTAAGVAVGSAVGHTIGHAITGGFSGGSGHEAARPDITYQEPQAAQAAQQQQQAGPCQYEIKQFLECAQNQTDLKLCEGFSEVLKQCRFANGLA, encoded by the exons ATGCCCAGGGGCAGCCGCAGCCGCACGTCCCGGGTGCCGCCCCCCGCCAG CCGGGCCCCGCCGATGAGAGCCGCGTCCCCAGCGCCGGCTCCTCGGGCCCAGGTCCCGGCCGCGGCTCCGCCTTCTGCCGTGGCGGCTCCGGCGCCGAGGCAGCCAGGGCTGATGGCCCAGATGGCCTCGACCGCCGCCGGGGTCGCCGTGGGCTCGGCCGTGGGACACACCATCGGCCACGCCATCACCGGAGGGTTCAGTGGAGGGAGTGGCCACGAGGCTGCTCGGCCCGATATCACTTACCAG GAGCCCCAGGCAGCTCAggctgcccagcagcagcagcaggctggtCCTTGCCAGTACGAGATCAAACAATTCCTGGAGTGTGCACAGAACCAGACTGACCTCAAGCTGTGTGAGGGCTTCAGCGAGGTGCTGAAGCAGTGCAGGTTTGCTAATG GTTTGGCCTAA